One part of the Ursus arctos isolate Adak ecotype North America unplaced genomic scaffold, UrsArc2.0 scaffold_14, whole genome shotgun sequence genome encodes these proteins:
- the LOC125283744 gene encoding serine protease 44-like: protein MASPGGGSPGLLLWLLLLQPRVAGTQGGSAPPPPSPAPTSPSSSGGGREGPGASVWRAEGPPVTPGPQEAAASPQVVAVTPGASGSYRAVATAKPLTTAKPLFPAGCGQRSMRIVGGLPAAERKWPWQVSLQINDRHMCGGSLIASRWVLTAAHCIFGHVEYTAKLGDIVMKSTSRMAIEIPVQDIVVHQDYNPIGLIENDIALVLLEFPVNFSSHIQPVCLPKKAFMVQTGTECWVTGWGKLDEAEWLQEAELNIIRYEKCNTMLQTEMETTSDVVKEGTVCGYSTQGKDACQGDSGGPLVCELNATWVQVGIVSWGIGCGRKNYPGVYTEVSFYKDWVIGQLSQARSWDSAGFFPLLCLLLPLGVLVAP from the exons ATGGCGTCCCCGGGCGGCGGCTCCCCGGGcctcctgctctggctcctgctcCTCCAGCCCCGGGTCGCTGGGACGCAGGGCGGGTCCGCgccgcccccaccctccccggcGCCCACCTCCCCGTCGTCCTCGGGGGGCGGCCGCGAGGGCCCCGGCGCGAGCGTGTGGAGGGCTGAGGGACCGCCCGTGACCCCCGGGCCCCAAGAGGCGGCCGCATCCCCCCAAGTGGTGGCGGTCACCCCAGGGGCCTCTGGCTCCTACAGGGCTGTGGCCACGGCAAAGCCACTAACCACAGCAAAGCCGCTGTTTCCTGCAG GGTGCGGCCAGAGGTCCATGAGGATAGTCGGCGGACTGCCCGCCGCGGAGCGGAAGTGGCCGTGGCAGGTGAGCCTGCAGATCAATGACAGACACATGTGCGGAGGCTCCCTCATTGCCAGTCGCTGGGTGCTGACCGCCGCCCACTGCATATTCGG CCACGTGGAGTACACGGCAAAGCTGGGAGACATCGTCATGAAGAGTACCTCCAGAATGGCCATCGAGATCCCCGTCCAAGACATCGTGGTTCACCAAGATTACAATCCTATCGGATTAATTGAGAATGACATTGCCCTTGTTCTGCTTGAGTTCCCTGTGAATTTTTCCTCCCACATCCAGCCCGTGTGCCTCCCGAAAAAGGCGTTCATGGTACAAACTGGTACAGAGTGCTGGGTGACTGGCTGGGGGAAGCTCGATGAAGCAG AATGGCTACAGGAGGCCGAGCTAAACATTATCCGTTATGAAAAATGTAACACAATGCTCCAAACAGAAATGGAAACTACTAGTGACGTGGTCAAGGAAGGGACGGTCTGTGGTTACAGCACCCAAGGAAAGGATGCCTGCCAG ggaGACTCTGGGGGGCCCCTGGTCTGTGAACTTAATGCAACGTGGGTCCAGGTGGGAATCGTGAGCTGGGGCATTGGCTGCGGTCGCAAAAATTATCCTGGAGTTTATACAGAAGTTAGTTTCTACAAGGACTGGGTCATTGGTCAGTTGAGTCAGGCTCGCTCTTGGGACTCAGCAGGCTTCTTCCCACTTCtgtgcctgctgctgcccctgggcGTCCTGGTGGCCCCGTGA
- the LOC113256799 gene encoding serine protease 42 has translation MENQVSSGCGQVIAKILGGKEAEEGKWPWQVSVRINEKHVCGGSLITQQWVLTAGHCILSRFRYSVKMGDRSVHKEITSVVVPVRNIIVHPQLSVVGVIQKDLALLQLLYPVNFTMTIQPICIPQKTFRVEAGTTCWVTGWGRKEEYGGSLITAVLHEVDQDIIHHEKCNELIQKAMTTKRNIVLEGMLCGYKEAGKDSCQGDSGGPLVCKFKDAWVQVGIVSWGLGCGRGNVPGVYTDIATYAEWILDVINRAASLYPAGFLIPLLCLLLPLGVLVAP, from the exons ATGGAGAATCAAGTCTCCTCGG GGTGTGGCCAAGTAATTGCGAAAATCTTGGGAGGAAAGGAGGCCGAAGAAGGGAAGTGGCCTTGGCAGGTGAGCGTGCGGATCAACGAGAAACACGTGTGCGGAGGCTCCCTCATCACACAGCAGTGGGTGCTGACTGCCGGCCACTGTATTTTAAG CCGATTTCGCTACAGTGTCAAGATGGGAGATCGGAGTGTCCATAAGGAGATCACCAGTGTGGTGGTCCCTGTCCGGAACATCATCGTCCACCCTCAGCTCTCAGTAGTTGGAGTCATTCAAAAGGACCTtgcccttctccagctcctctaCCCTGTAAACTTCACCATGACCATCCAGCCGATATGCATCCCTCAGAAGACTTTCCGAGTGGAAGCTGGGACCACGTGCTGGGTGACCGGATGGGGCAGAAAAGAAGAATATG GCGGCAGCCTCATCACAGCTGTTCTCCATGAGGTCGACCAAGACATCATCCACCACGAGAAGTGTAATGAGTTGATTCAGAAAGCCATGACAACAAAGAGGAACATAGTACTGGAAGGGATGCTCTGTGGCTATAAGGAAGCTGGAAAGGATTCTTGTCAG ggaGACTCTGGGGGCCCTCTGGTCTGTAAATTTAAGGACGCGTGGGTCCAGGTGGGAATCGTGAGCTGGGGCCTTGGCTGTGGTCGTGGAAATGTGCCTGGAGTTTATACGGATATTGCTACCTATGCTGAGTGGATACTCGATGTGATTAACCGGGCTGCCTCTTTGTATCCAGCGGGGTTCCTCATCCCACTTCtgtgcctgctgctgcccctgggcGTCCTGGTGGCCCCGTGA